A single Meles meles chromosome 20, mMelMel3.1 paternal haplotype, whole genome shotgun sequence DNA region contains:
- the LOC123932989 gene encoding olfactory receptor 1361-like → MAMQGANVTSVSEFLLLGLSENPKQQQLLFILFLTMYLVTGLGNLLIILAIATDPRLHTPMYFFLANLAFVDICFTSTTIPKMLANHVSGHKGIPYAGCLTQMFFFIWFAGIDSFLLSAMAYDRYVAICHPLHYARSVTPQLCGLLVAASWTAAFGNALTHTVLLTRLSFCTHNRVPHFFCDLSPLLKMACSDTFLNNVMVYTVGALPIITPFMGILGSYTRIFATVLRIPSRRGKQKAFSTCGSHLSVVSLFYGTLIGVYFSPTSSHTAQKDTAAAVMYTVVTPMLNPFIYSLRNSDMKGALGVLINRKPVFLQ, encoded by the coding sequence ATGGCCATGCAAGGGGCAAATGTCACCTCTGTCTCTGAGTTCCTGCTCCTGGGGCTCTCAGAGAACCCCAAGCAACAGCAGCTGCTGTTCATCCTCTTCCTGACTATGTACCTGGTCACGGGACTGGGGAACCTGCTCATCATCCTGGCTATCGCCACTGACCCCCgactccacacccccatgtacttcttcctggctAACTTGGCCTTTGTGGACATCTGCTTCACCTCCACCACCATCCCCAAGATGCTGGCCAACCACGTGTCAGGGCACAAAGGGATCCCTTATGCAGGCTGCCTCACCCAGATGTTCTTCTTCATCTGGTTTGCTGGCATCGATAGCTTCCTGCTGAGcgccatggcctatgaccgctatgtggccatctgtcaccCTCTGCACTATGCCAGGTCTGTAACACCACAGCTCTGTGGCCTCCTGGTGGCTGCATCCTGGACTGCAGCCTTCGGCAATGCTCTGACCCACACTGTGTTATTGACTCGCCTCTCATTCTGCACCCACAACCGGGTGCCCCATTTCTTCTGTGACCTCAGCCCTCTACTGAAGATGGCCTGCTCTGACACCTTTCTCAATAATGTGATGGTGTACACCGTGGGTGCACTACCCATTATCACTCCTTTTATGGGCATCTTGGGCTCCTACACACGCATCTTTGCCACGGTGTTGAGGATCCCCTCcaggagaggcaagcagaaggcTTTCTCCACCTGTGGCTCTCATCTGTCTGTGGTGTCCCTGTTCTACGGGACACTCATTGGGGTTTACTTCAGCCCCACGTCCTCCCACACGGCCCAGAAGGACACAGCCGCTGCGGTGATGTACACTGTGGTCACTCCCATGTTGAACCCCTTCATCTACAGTCTACGCAACAGTGACATGAAGGGGGCCTTGGGGGTCCTCATCAATAGGAAGCCAGTTTTTCTTCAGTGA